The Ipomoea triloba cultivar NCNSP0323 chromosome 13, ASM357664v1 genomic interval TATTTTTCTTTCAGCCTTCTTTTGTGCCCTTCCAACAAACGACTTCTTTGATCCTGGAATTATTGATGACAAAGAAATTACATTAGCATACAATCAAATTCGAGACGTAAGAAATACTACATAATAAGCATcaaagcatgcatgcatgtgtaaGTACCTATTAGTTGACCATTAAGAGTCTCAACTGTCTTCCTAGCATTGAATCAAAGTTGACAAAGCCAATCATAGTATTATTGACCTTCCCATATTTGGAGAATTTCTCCCTTAGGAGATACTCTGTTAGATTGCAACCGAAGTTTTTCATATACAAAGCTAGATTAGTGAATTTTTGCTCTTTAAATGCATCCATCGCCCTCTCTTCTTTCTTCATAAATGTAGTTACATATCTGAAAAAACaccaaacaattaatttaaaccAATTAAGTTGTTGGTTCGAAACAATCTAAAGTTGAAATCGATCTACAGGCTAAAAGGGCCAGGCATGTTTTAAATTCAATACAAAGAAAGATTTGATGGAAATGTAGTAAAACATTaggaaaattaaagaattacaaGAACATGAGAAATAACATAACTCACAACATGAACCTATTAGCAAACaacataaataacaaacaatttattagcTAGATTGTTCGATGAAACAATAATATGAACCCAAAATCTACAAGCTAAAAGGGCAGGTTTTAAATtccaaattcagaaacatataatataaagaaAGATTTTATGGGAATGCACTATTAGGAAAACTTTGAAAGAAAAGAAGGCTTATTTTGTCTTTACTTGTCCCACGTTGGTTTCAAAACCAactttttccttccttttaaGGTCCAACATTTCCTACAAAGCTTGAAGTATTAGGGAGGGGAAATAAAGGGGAACCACGTACATTGCCATAGCTACCCACTCGGTTCGCATGAGTGCAAGATCGTTGCCTTCTGTCAAAGCATTCTAAAAGTCAGATTCACATCCTACATTTTTCTTGTGTTAACCCATCGAGAGCATAGATTATCCAGTCCTATAAATGCTTTTTAGGCCTTGTTTTAATTAACACAATACAAAAGTTCTTTATATCCTTTCCAAATCCTTTATATTTCAGCCTACAACAATTATGTACATTACAGCAAACTCGTACATATGACATTGTTTCACTTTGAATGCTCAACATGCATGTAAAATTTATAAGCTCAATGGGTTAACCCGTTAAAACATGAAACCTAACAATCAACCCGTTATGATCCTCGAGACATGTTAAAGCTAAACACTAACCAATTATTTTCGTGTCGGGTCGTGTCAATAATTGCTAGGTAGTAAAAACAGAGTAGGCAACTTACAATTTCTTCCCTTCAAACACTACTCCATAGACGAAATTGATAGCAAAAATGGCAGAATTTTGTGTTTCAAATTTAACAAATCCAAAACATTTGCTCTTTCCATTTTCATCATTGACTACTTTGCAGGACAGTATTATGCCATATTTGCTAAACATgctctctaattttttttttttttttttgagaacagaaagatatattaattcaaatcaaaagtaAGAGCATTACAAATGATAGTGGGAGGGGTTGAGAACCACTCCATACGATCAGATATAGAAACAGACTACTTAGCTAACAAATGAGCTGCCTGATTCGCAGATCGCCTAGAGAACGATAAACTAATATGAGCAAACGTGCTCATTAAGTTTTTAATATCAgctaaaattaaatgaaaagagGAGTCACCCAAGGTTGACTTGAGACCTTGCACAACTAAAAGAGAGTTAGTCTCAACATTGATATTGTCAAAGTTGTTGGATTTAAGCCAACTGAGTGATTCTCTAATCGCTACTGCCTCAGCTTCCTTAGCATTATAAATTCCTCTCCAGCGGAGTCCACGTGCTGCTACAAATTGACCATTATTATTCCTCAAGACACACCCAAACCCCATGTTTCCAGTATGCTTATCGATTGCTGCATCAACATTCAACTTTAGAAATCCTTCCTGAGGTTTAGTCCATTTGACAGGCTCAGTAATATCTTTCTTCACCTCAACATGGTCCTTAGTAACCACGTCTGTCCAATCTTTGTAGTAGGTCCGAGCACTTCAGACTGTGGCTTCTACATAATCAAGAGCTAAACATCTCTCTAATTGAGCACGGGTGATAGAAGGAGCAAGGTTCTTGACAAAAATATTCTCAATCCCAGGTTTTCTTAGTATTGATTCCTTTTGCCACCACATAATCCTCATCGACTTTCCACTCAAGGGAAAGTTATTTCTCCTGCAAAAACGATTTTTTTCCTCCATCCCCATTTTGCAGGAGAAATAACTTTCAAAAACAACCCCCTTCCCATTTGTTAAAAACCAATCCATTGAgttttactattccaaaaatTTGCCAAAATCTACAATTGGGGAAGGCCTAGTAGggtttttttgtgatttttgatgagtttttgtaagtatgattaggaaagagaaaatgggagggaaggaaaaaaattaaaacaaatctatttaaaaaaaaaaaaaaaaaaaaaaaagggtaaagcTGTCAGATCACAGATGCGCCTGCATGGGTGCTGTTGTGCGCGAAACACGCACAACACCTCTCTTTTCTTCGATTTTGATGCTGCCAAACACTATTCCAAAAACTTGAATTTGCAGGACATTTttttcactctctctcctccTCTCTCTCCTGCCATGTTAGCACTTTTCCTGccataaaccaaataaaatcacCTGATAGGGGTGCTCTAAGCGAAGTTTACATATCAATTTACACTCAATTTCTTTAAAGTAGACAGTAAAATAACATCTCTTTATCATCTCCAACTCTTACATCTTCTGTGAATAATAGCAACTTAACTCTTACTCTTACAAACTGAATTGGCCTTAGTTGAATCGTGCATACATGGCTGCTCTGATAATAGTCAATTCCATCAGTGTCCCAGTCTTTCAAATATGGAAGGATAGTAATTCATCTCTGTCACTTGTCACTAGTTCATTAGGCGCACTTGTTCAAGT includes:
- the LOC116001371 gene encoding polyadenylate-binding protein 7-like; amino-acid sequence: MFSKYGIILSCKVVNDENGKSKCFGFVKFETQNSAIFAINFVYGVVFEGKKLYVTTFMKKEERAMDAFKEQKFTNLALYMKNFGCNLTEYLLREKFSKYGKVNNTMIGFVNFDSMLGRQLRLLMVN